The Desulfoscipio gibsoniae DSM 7213 genome contains a region encoding:
- a CDS encoding CGGC domain-containing protein produces MANILIVTCAKIRDVSCIACLKCFKAANLKEGEFAQYDTVNIVGMSGCGDCPGLVMPKVGLVMEMADYLEQDVDAIHLGTCMVRAGNTAACPIDLAKVQQMLSSKYGLPVVIGTHSY; encoded by the coding sequence ATGGCTAATATTTTAATTGTCACCTGCGCTAAAATAAGGGACGTCAGCTGTATCGCTTGTCTCAAATGCTTTAAGGCAGCTAATCTTAAAGAGGGTGAATTCGCTCAATACGACACCGTAAATATAGTGGGAATGAGCGGCTGTGGAGATTGTCCGGGGCTGGTCATGCCCAAAGTCGGGCTGGTTATGGAAATGGCTGACTACCTGGAGCAGGACGTAGATGCTATTCACCTGGGTACCTGCATGGTTAGGGCTGGCAATACCGCCGCCTGCCCCATTGATTTGGCTAAAGTTCAACAAATGTTATCCAGCAAGTATGGTCTACCGGTAGTCATCGGAACTCATAGTTATTAA